One segment of Ziziphus jujuba cultivar Dongzao chromosome 12, ASM3175591v1 DNA contains the following:
- the LOC107428295 gene encoding alpha-ketoglutarate-dependent dioxygenase alkB isoform X1 codes for MYGSDKVSDDSERTAFRRAEKKYKLYYDPASKKKKQPKKVDLSEVLDFKSILESYNENSELPNGFNVLRCDSGRPVFSMENRPGFYFIPGALNIQEQCEWIKESLTSFPQPPNRTNHNAFYGPINDLFLAATEKKILVEEGNSPASLNSGCNVSPGDGDVQRWKFFKEDVVSSRGNTRKSISASVLLRKLRWSTLGLQFDWSKRNYNVSLPHNKIPTALGELAKRMAAPAMPLGEGFKPEAAIVNYFGLGDSLGGHLDDMEADWSKPIVSISLGCKAIFLLGGKSKEDPPLAMFLRSGDVVLMAGEARECFHGVPRIFTAKENAEIAALELQLSHEDDHYFLEYIQTSRININIRQMVSLSNESSCLNFLSKQNIFLVPGNCRF; via the exons ATGTATGGATCCGACAAAGTCTCCGACGACTCTGAGCGAACGGCTTTCAGGAGAGCGGAGAAGAAGTACAAGCTCTATTACGATCCGGCCtcgaaaaa gAAAAAGCAACCCAAAAAGGTGGATTTATCCGAGGTCCTGGATTTTAAGTCCATTCTTGAATCATACAACGAAAACAGCGAGCTTCCGAATGGATTCAATGTTCTTCGATGCGATTCAGGCCGTCCTGTGTTCTCCATGGAAAATCGCCCCG GATTCTATTTCATTCCTGGAGCATTGAATATACAAGAACAATGCGAATGGATAAAGGAGAGTCTGACCAGCTTCCCACAGCCACCTAATAGAACAAATCACAATGCATTTTATGGGCCTATTAATGACTTGTTTCTTGCGGCAACGGAGAAGAAAATTTTGGTTGAAGAGGGGAATTCTCCTGCTAGTTTGAATTCCGGATGCAATGTTTCTCCCGGTGATGGGGATGTTCAACGGTGGAAGTTCTTCAAGGAAGATGTTGTGTCTTCTAGAGGAAATACACGCAAGTCTATTTCAGCTTCTGTTCTACTGCGAAAGTTGCGTTGGAGTACCCTTGGCCTGCAATTTGACTGGTCCAAG CGAAACTACAATGTGTCTCTTCCGCATAACAAAATCCCCACTGCACTTGGTGAACTTGCTAAAAGGATGGCAGCACCTGCAATGCCTCTGGGAGAAGGTTTCAAGCCAGAGGCTGCAATAGTTAACTACTTTGGATTAG gTGATTCTCTTGGAGGCCACCTTGATGATATGGAAGCAGATTGGAGTAAACCAATAGTGAGCATAAG TTTGGGCTGCAAAGCAATTTTCCTTTTGGGAGGAAAGTCAAAAGAGGATCCTCCATTAGCAATGTTCCTTCGAAGTGGTGATGTTGTACTTATGGCTGGAGAAGCCAGGGAAtgctttcatg GTGTGCCTCGTATATTCACAGCCAAAGAAAATGCCGAAATTGCAGCTCTTGAGTTGCAGTTATCACATGAAGATGATCATTATTTCTTAGAATACATCCAGACTTCTAGAATCAACATCAACATCAGACaa ATGGTCAGTCTATCAAATGAAAGCTCCTGTTTGAACTTTCTATCGAAACAAAACATATTTCTGGTTCCTGGAAATTGCAGATTTTGA
- the LOC107428295 gene encoding alpha-ketoglutarate-dependent dioxygenase alkB isoform X2, with translation MYGSDKVSDDSERTAFRRAEKKYKLYYDPASKKKKQPKKVDLSEVLDFKSILESYNENSELPNGFNVLRCDSGRPVFSMENRPGFYFIPGALNIQEQCEWIKESLTSFPQPPNRTNHNAFYGPINDLFLAATEKKILVEEGNSPASLNSGCNVSPGDGDVQRWKFFKEDVVSSRGNTRKSISASVLLRKLRWSTLGLQFDWSKRNYNVSLPHNKIPTALGELAKRMAAPAMPLGEGFKPEAAIVNYFGLGDSLGGHLDDMEADWSKPIVSISLGCKAIFLLGGKSKEDPPLAMFLRSGDVVLMAGEARECFHGVPRIFTAKENAEIAALELQLSHEDDHYFLEYIQTSRININIRQVY, from the exons ATGTATGGATCCGACAAAGTCTCCGACGACTCTGAGCGAACGGCTTTCAGGAGAGCGGAGAAGAAGTACAAGCTCTATTACGATCCGGCCtcgaaaaa gAAAAAGCAACCCAAAAAGGTGGATTTATCCGAGGTCCTGGATTTTAAGTCCATTCTTGAATCATACAACGAAAACAGCGAGCTTCCGAATGGATTCAATGTTCTTCGATGCGATTCAGGCCGTCCTGTGTTCTCCATGGAAAATCGCCCCG GATTCTATTTCATTCCTGGAGCATTGAATATACAAGAACAATGCGAATGGATAAAGGAGAGTCTGACCAGCTTCCCACAGCCACCTAATAGAACAAATCACAATGCATTTTATGGGCCTATTAATGACTTGTTTCTTGCGGCAACGGAGAAGAAAATTTTGGTTGAAGAGGGGAATTCTCCTGCTAGTTTGAATTCCGGATGCAATGTTTCTCCCGGTGATGGGGATGTTCAACGGTGGAAGTTCTTCAAGGAAGATGTTGTGTCTTCTAGAGGAAATACACGCAAGTCTATTTCAGCTTCTGTTCTACTGCGAAAGTTGCGTTGGAGTACCCTTGGCCTGCAATTTGACTGGTCCAAG CGAAACTACAATGTGTCTCTTCCGCATAACAAAATCCCCACTGCACTTGGTGAACTTGCTAAAAGGATGGCAGCACCTGCAATGCCTCTGGGAGAAGGTTTCAAGCCAGAGGCTGCAATAGTTAACTACTTTGGATTAG gTGATTCTCTTGGAGGCCACCTTGATGATATGGAAGCAGATTGGAGTAAACCAATAGTGAGCATAAG TTTGGGCTGCAAAGCAATTTTCCTTTTGGGAGGAAAGTCAAAAGAGGATCCTCCATTAGCAATGTTCCTTCGAAGTGGTGATGTTGTACTTATGGCTGGAGAAGCCAGGGAAtgctttcatg GTGTGCCTCGTATATTCACAGCCAAAGAAAATGCCGAAATTGCAGCTCTTGAGTTGCAGTTATCACATGAAGATGATCATTATTTCTTAGAATACATCCAGACTTCTAGAATCAACATCAACATCAGACaagtatattaa
- the LOC107428295 gene encoding alpha-ketoglutarate-dependent dioxygenase alkB isoform X3, which produces MYGSDKVSDDSERTAFRRAEKKYKLYYDPASKKKKQPKKVDLSEVLDFKSILESYNENSELPNGFNVLRCDSGRPVFSMENRPGFYFIPGALNIQEQCEWIKESLTSFPQPPNRTNHNAFYGPINDLFLAATEKKILVEEGNSPASLNSGCNVSPGDGDVQRWKFFKEDVVSSRGNTRKSISASVLLRKLRWSTLGLQFDWSKRNYNVSLPHNKIPTALGELAKRMAAPAMPLGEGFKPEAAIVNYFGLGDSLGGHLDDMEADWSKPIVSISLGCKAIFLLGGKSKEDPPLAMFLRSGDVVLMAGEARECFHDGQSIK; this is translated from the exons ATGTATGGATCCGACAAAGTCTCCGACGACTCTGAGCGAACGGCTTTCAGGAGAGCGGAGAAGAAGTACAAGCTCTATTACGATCCGGCCtcgaaaaa gAAAAAGCAACCCAAAAAGGTGGATTTATCCGAGGTCCTGGATTTTAAGTCCATTCTTGAATCATACAACGAAAACAGCGAGCTTCCGAATGGATTCAATGTTCTTCGATGCGATTCAGGCCGTCCTGTGTTCTCCATGGAAAATCGCCCCG GATTCTATTTCATTCCTGGAGCATTGAATATACAAGAACAATGCGAATGGATAAAGGAGAGTCTGACCAGCTTCCCACAGCCACCTAATAGAACAAATCACAATGCATTTTATGGGCCTATTAATGACTTGTTTCTTGCGGCAACGGAGAAGAAAATTTTGGTTGAAGAGGGGAATTCTCCTGCTAGTTTGAATTCCGGATGCAATGTTTCTCCCGGTGATGGGGATGTTCAACGGTGGAAGTTCTTCAAGGAAGATGTTGTGTCTTCTAGAGGAAATACACGCAAGTCTATTTCAGCTTCTGTTCTACTGCGAAAGTTGCGTTGGAGTACCCTTGGCCTGCAATTTGACTGGTCCAAG CGAAACTACAATGTGTCTCTTCCGCATAACAAAATCCCCACTGCACTTGGTGAACTTGCTAAAAGGATGGCAGCACCTGCAATGCCTCTGGGAGAAGGTTTCAAGCCAGAGGCTGCAATAGTTAACTACTTTGGATTAG gTGATTCTCTTGGAGGCCACCTTGATGATATGGAAGCAGATTGGAGTAAACCAATAGTGAGCATAAG TTTGGGCTGCAAAGCAATTTTCCTTTTGGGAGGAAAGTCAAAAGAGGATCCTCCATTAGCAATGTTCCTTCGAAGTGGTGATGTTGTACTTATGGCTGGAGAAGCCAGGGAAtgctttcatg ATGGTCAGTCTATCAAATGA
- the LOC125418607 gene encoding uncharacterized protein LOC125418607 codes for MGPIVLTQLATGLSVLAGAVLVKSVMDQKPMAGPFPRCSSCNGTGRVSCLCSRWSDGDVGCRTCAGSGRMACSSCGGTGTGRPIPVQLSVRRSNTPS; via the coding sequence ATGGGTCCGATCGTCTTGACTCAGTTAGCCACTGGTCTAAGCGTATTGGCTGGTGCGGTGCTGGTCAAATCGGTGATGGACCAGAAGCCCATGGCCGGCCCGTTTCCCAGGTGCTCCAGTTGCAATGGCACGGGTCGGGTCTCGTGTCTCTGCTCGCGTTGGTCCGATGGGGATGTGGGTTGCCGGACTTGTGCCGGTTCGGGTCGTATGGCGTGTAGTAGCTGTGGTGGAACAGGTACGGGTCGACCCATCCCGGTTCAACTCTCTGTACGACGTTCAAACACTCCGTCGTAA